In Mytilus trossulus isolate FHL-02 chromosome 6, PNRI_Mtr1.1.1.hap1, whole genome shotgun sequence, a single window of DNA contains:
- the LOC134723487 gene encoding perlucin-like protein, translating to MGATDFKEGEWRWTNDLSKVQYSNWESRQPSGGAGHDCAHFWHSSGYKWDDTSCKSIGFGYVCERAHGSNCLPYSKQFKRRK from the exons ATGGGGGCGACAGATTTTAAAGAAGGAGAATGGAGATGGACCAATGACCTATCAAAAGTTCAATATTCAAATTGGGAATCTCGTCAACCTTCAGGAGGAGCAGGACATGACTGTGCTCATTTTTGGCATTCATCTGGTTACAAATGGGACGATACATCTTGTAAAAGTATAGGATTCGGATATGTTTGTGAGAGAGCTCAT GGATCAAACTGTCTTCCCTACtcgaaacaattcaaacgtaGGAAATGA